In Lathamus discolor isolate bLatDis1 chromosome 1, bLatDis1.hap1, whole genome shotgun sequence, the following are encoded in one genomic region:
- the DRD5 gene encoding D(1B) dopamine receptor codes for MLRGGRSPLPPATGPPGGVREPVVAPGAAQVAAGSLLALLILWTLFGNVLVCAAIVRYRHLRSKVTNIFIVSLAVSDLLVAVLVMPWKAVAEVAGYWPFGAFCNVWVAFDIMCSTASILNLCVISVDRYWAISSPFRYERKMTQRLALVMISVAWALSVLISFIPVQLNWHKGGDLVDAGDIGDGFGTGWAAAGAVTTWAEDMSTTWVALAAMRPSDGTSDSNGTLSGPSESCDSSLNRTYAISSSLISFYIPVAIMIVTYTRIYRIAQVQIRRISSLERAVEHAQSCRSSHVDCHHHTSLKSSIRKETKVLKTLSVIMGVFVCCWLPFFILNCMVPFCESPPSDPHAGLPCVSETTFNIFVWFGWANSSLNPIIYAFNADFRKVFSNLLGCGQFCSGTPVETVNISNELMSYNQDTLFHKEVVTAYVNMIPNVVDCEENREDPFDRMSQISPDHEIATDSACELDCEREISLGKITPFTSNGLH; via the coding sequence ATGCTGCGGGGCGGCCGGAGCCCGCTGCCGCCGGCGACGGGACCCCCCGGCGGGGTGCGGGAGCCGGTGGTCGCCCCCGGGGCGGCGCAGGTGGCGGCGGGCAgcctgctggctctgctcatCCTCTGGACCCTCTTCGGGAACGTGCTGGTGTGCGCGGCCATCGTCCGCTACCGGCACCTGAGGAGCAAGGTCACCAACATCTTCATCGTGTCCCTGGCTGTCTCGGACCTGCTGGTTGCTGTGCTAGTCATGCCCTGGAAGGCAGTGGCAGAGGTGGCTGGGTACTGGCCCTTTGGGGCTTTCTGCAACGTCTGGGTGGCTTTTGATATCATGTGCTCCACGGCCTCCATCCTGAACCTGTGCGTGATCAGCGTGGACAGGTACTGGGCTATTTCCAGCCCTTTCCGCTATGAGAGGAAGATGACCCAGCGGTTGGCGCTGGTGATGATCAGTGTGGCGTGGGCTTTGTCTGTGCTCATCTCCTTCATCCCTGTCCAGCTCAACTGGCACAAAGGTGGGGATCTTGTGGATGCTGGTGATATTGGAGATGGGTTTGGCACTGGCTGGGCAGCAGCGGGTGCTGTTACCACCTGGGCAGAAGATATGAGCACCACATGGGTGGCATTAGCAGCAATGAGACCCTCTGATGGGACCTCTGACAGCAATGGTACCCTCTCTGGACCATCAGAGAGCTGTGACTCCAGCCTCAACAGGACCTATGCTATTTCATCCTCCTTGATCAGTTTTTATATCCCAGTGGCTATCATGATAGTTACCTACACTCGAATCTACCGCATTGCCCAGGTGCAGATTCGTCGTATCTCTTCCCTGGAGAGGGCAGTTGAGCATGCACAGAGCTGCCGGAGCAGCCACGTTGACTGCCACCATCACACGAGCCTCAAGTCCTCCATCAGGAAAGAAACCAAGGTGTTGAAGACGCTCTCTGTCATCATGGGTGTCTTTGTCTGCTGCTGGTTGCCGTTCTTCATCTTGAACTGCATGGTTCCCTTCTGTGAGAGCCCGCCCAGTGACCCCCATGCTGGTCTTCCCTGTGTCAGTGAGACCACCTTTAATATCTTCGTCTGGTTTGGTTGGGCCAACTCCTCCCTCAATCCCATCATCTACGCCTTTAATGCTGACTTTAgaaaggtcttctccaaccttCTGGGATGCGGTCAGTTTTGCTCTGGTACTCCAGTGGAGACTGTTAACATAAGCAACGAGCTTATGTCTTACAACCAGGACACCCTTTTCCACAAGGAGGTAGTGACAGCTTATGTTAACATGATCCCAAATGTGGTTGACTGTGAGGAAAATCGTGAGGACCCTTTTGATAGGATGTCCCAGATCTCCCCTGACCATGAGATTGCCACTGACTCTGCCTGTGAGCTGGACTGTGAGAGGGAGATTTCACTAGGCAAAATAACACCTTTCACTTCAAATGGTTTACATTAA